In Janibacter alkaliphilus, the following proteins share a genomic window:
- a CDS encoding GNAT family N-acetyltransferase encodes MPHAETEQTDDRRPDAAHGSAMASPWPLRTERLTLRPHRAEDIDAVLAYRADPEVARYLLVPPATRADVEERVAQKRSATGVRDPARELALVVEHEGRVVGDVDLWLTDARGASAEIGWAFHPEVAGRGFATEACAAVLRHAFDHDGLHRVVAQMNARNAASAALAERIGMRREALHLQDWWSKGAWSDTFVYAALATDAPRDHGDAVVVSAVLLPDADGRVLTVRKRGTTTFMQPGGKPDPGESPEACALREVAEELGLDLAPERLELTGVHRTRAANEPGRPLLATCYTHPHLAGAAEPEVVPSAEIEEVRWLDPRDPLPPDLAPLLLRVLAD; translated from the coding sequence GTGCCCCACGCCGAGACCGAGCAGACCGACGACCGCCGCCCCGACGCCGCCCACGGCTCCGCCATGGCCTCGCCGTGGCCGCTGCGCACCGAGCGGCTGACCCTGCGACCGCACCGGGCCGAGGACATCGACGCGGTGCTCGCCTACCGCGCGGACCCCGAGGTGGCCCGCTACCTGCTCGTGCCGCCGGCCACGCGGGCGGACGTCGAGGAGCGGGTGGCCCAGAAGCGGTCCGCCACCGGCGTCCGGGACCCGGCGCGCGAGCTCGCGCTGGTCGTCGAGCACGAGGGGCGGGTCGTCGGGGACGTCGACCTGTGGCTCACCGACGCACGGGGCGCCAGCGCGGAGATCGGCTGGGCCTTCCACCCGGAGGTCGCCGGTCGCGGCTTCGCCACCGAGGCGTGCGCGGCGGTGCTGCGGCACGCCTTCGACCACGACGGGCTGCACCGGGTGGTCGCCCAGATGAACGCCCGCAACGCCGCCTCCGCAGCCCTGGCCGAGCGGATCGGGATGCGCCGGGAGGCCCTCCACCTGCAGGACTGGTGGAGCAAGGGCGCCTGGAGCGACACCTTCGTCTACGCGGCGCTGGCCACCGACGCGCCGCGCGACCACGGCGACGCCGTGGTGGTCAGCGCGGTGCTGCTGCCGGACGCCGACGGGCGGGTGCTGACCGTGCGCAAGCGGGGCACCACCACCTTCATGCAGCCGGGCGGCAAGCCGGACCCCGGTGAGTCGCCGGAGGCGTGCGCGCTGCGCGAGGTGGCCGAGGAGCTGGGGCTCGACCTGGCGCCCGAGCGGCTGGAGCTGACCGGGGTGCACCGCACCCGCGCGGCCAACGAGCCCGGTCGGCCGCTGCTGGCCACCTGCTACACCCACCCGCACCTCGCCGGTGCCGCGGAGCCTGAGGTCGTCCCCAGCGCCGAGATCGAGGAGGTGCGCTGGCTCGACCCCCGCGACCCGCTGCCCCCCGACCTCGCCCCCCTTCTCCTCCGGGTCCTCGCCGACTGA
- a CDS encoding M23 family metallopeptidase, which yields MALPETPVVLAYPFVGRWAVQMSPADRVPSHGTSLMGSSHAIDFVPVDGAGRSAPRTWRSWVASEPPEDFVGFGRPLLSPVTGRVVAAHDGEPDHEARRAPVALLGYALTQRRRLAQGAAGLAGNHLVVALGEPGPVVLLAHLRRGSLRVSVGEQVEVGQEVAACGSSGNSTEPHVHVQVSDSTRWDQATGVPLTFRRGEQVELPRSGTVVDVR from the coding sequence GTGGCGCTCCCGGAGACTCCCGTCGTGCTGGCCTACCCCTTCGTCGGCAGGTGGGCGGTGCAGATGAGTCCGGCGGACCGGGTGCCCAGCCACGGGACCTCGCTCATGGGGTCGAGCCACGCGATCGACTTCGTCCCGGTGGACGGCGCGGGTCGCTCCGCGCCACGGACCTGGCGCTCGTGGGTGGCGAGCGAGCCGCCGGAGGACTTCGTCGGGTTCGGGCGGCCGCTGCTCTCGCCAGTCACGGGTCGGGTGGTGGCCGCGCACGACGGCGAGCCGGACCACGAGGCGCGCCGCGCTCCGGTCGCCCTGCTCGGCTACGCCCTGACCCAGCGTCGGCGGCTGGCGCAGGGGGCGGCGGGTCTGGCCGGCAACCACCTCGTCGTCGCGCTGGGCGAGCCGGGTCCGGTGGTGCTGCTCGCTCACCTGCGGCGAGGGTCGCTGCGGGTGTCTGTCGGCGAGCAGGTCGAGGTCGGGCAGGAGGTGGCCGCGTGCGGCAGCTCGGGCAACAGCACCGAGCCGCACGTGCACGTCCAGGTCAGCGACTCGACCCGCTGGGACCAGGCGACGGGGGTGCCGCTGACCTTCCGGCGGGGCGAGCAGGTCGAGCTTCCCCGGTCCGGGACGGTCGTCGACGTGCGCTGA
- a CDS encoding M15 family metallopeptidase produces the protein MPLRPVRATLAAALTVPALAVALALPAGADRTDADRTSADRTDADRTAGTSTPASPAGQDAAGTSSVPASAAPVGPSATTDAPADFVNLHEAVPTIHHDIRYWTRHNFIGRRIAGYEEPRCLLTEAAADRLARVQADVRSQGFTLKVYDCYRPQRAVNDFVSWSGTRYQMMKEEFFPRVAKSRLFSDGYIARRSGHSRGSTIDLTLVKLPAADQPAWRPSQGLQRCYWPKWTRYPDNSIDMGAGYDCFDTRSHTDSPAITADQRRKRNILRTAMESQGFSNYANEWWHYSLDDEPYPSTYFDFPVAASSVD, from the coding sequence ATGCCGCTCCGCCCCGTCCGCGCCACCCTCGCCGCCGCCCTGACCGTCCCCGCCCTCGCCGTGGCGCTCGCCCTGCCCGCCGGCGCCGACCGCACCGACGCCGACCGCACCAGCGCCGACCGCACCGACGCCGACCGCACCGCAGGCACCAGCACCCCCGCCTCGCCCGCCGGGCAGGACGCTGCCGGCACCTCGTCCGTTCCCGCCTCCGCCGCCCCCGTGGGTCCGAGCGCCACCACCGACGCACCGGCCGACTTCGTCAACCTGCACGAGGCGGTGCCGACCATCCACCACGACATCCGCTACTGGACCCGGCACAACTTCATCGGCCGCCGGATCGCCGGCTACGAGGAGCCGCGCTGCCTGCTCACCGAGGCCGCCGCGGACCGGCTCGCCCGGGTGCAGGCCGACGTGCGCTCGCAGGGCTTCACCCTCAAGGTCTACGACTGCTACCGCCCGCAGCGTGCGGTGAACGACTTCGTCTCCTGGTCCGGCACCCGGTACCAGATGATGAAGGAGGAGTTCTTCCCCCGGGTCGCCAAGTCCCGCCTCTTCAGCGACGGCTACATCGCCCGCCGCTCCGGGCACAGCCGCGGCAGCACCATCGACCTCACCCTGGTGAAGCTGCCCGCCGCCGACCAGCCTGCCTGGCGGCCTAGCCAGGGCCTGCAGCGCTGCTACTGGCCGAAGTGGACGCGCTATCCGGACAACTCCATCGACATGGGCGCCGGATACGACTGCTTCGACACCCGCTCGCACACCGACAGCCCGGCGATCACCGCCGACCAGCGCCGCAAGCGGAACATCCTGCGCACCGCCATGGAGAGCCAGGGCTTCTCCAACTACGCCAACGAGTGGTGGCACTACAGCCTCGACGACGAGCCCTACCCGAGCACCTACTTCGACTTCCCGGTGGCGGCCTCCTCGGTGGACTAG
- a CDS encoding type IV toxin-antitoxin system AbiEi family antitoxin, translating to MNIMDLARSPLLAAADTALRHMGAEVIWHAADPTGSAGHDAVIEIRFHGSTASFPVEVKPQLRPATVQMHARSWPEGALIVTQRVTPQVAELLRGVGVNYIDASGNASIRAEGLHVEIAGRPPRERRDGRRSPLYSGAAMPVLLTLLCVPELVERPLRELQQVAGVSLGTVQKVRARLGEQDITDPPHAGNRDAWRRLLEGWVTAYSDGPRRDRVVCRATSRMRPGEAMSSLPPGGHTFSGEAAADLEGLDISPATLDLYLRSDVAEILQPLRARRDDTGWITIREPIWTDELDQMLRQTGRTANLAPGPVVYADLVMIHDPRTAALATQWQHHDPSLRPLFA from the coding sequence ATGAACATCATGGATCTGGCGAGATCTCCACTCCTGGCGGCCGCTGATACGGCCCTTCGCCACATGGGGGCCGAGGTGATCTGGCATGCCGCGGATCCGACCGGATCTGCGGGACACGACGCCGTTATCGAGATCCGCTTCCACGGCTCCACCGCGTCCTTCCCGGTCGAGGTGAAGCCCCAGCTCCGGCCCGCGACCGTCCAGATGCACGCCCGCAGCTGGCCCGAGGGAGCGCTGATCGTCACCCAACGGGTGACACCTCAGGTTGCCGAGCTGCTGCGTGGGGTGGGAGTGAACTACATCGATGCCAGCGGCAACGCATCGATCCGCGCAGAGGGGCTTCACGTCGAGATCGCCGGACGCCCTCCCCGCGAGCGCCGGGACGGACGACGGTCCCCTCTCTACTCGGGTGCTGCCATGCCCGTCCTCCTGACGTTGCTGTGCGTCCCCGAGCTTGTCGAGCGACCGCTGCGTGAGCTGCAGCAGGTCGCGGGCGTGTCCCTGGGGACGGTGCAGAAGGTCCGGGCCAGACTCGGGGAGCAAGACATCACCGACCCTCCGCACGCCGGCAATCGTGACGCGTGGCGTCGACTGCTCGAGGGGTGGGTCACGGCGTACTCCGACGGACCACGAAGAGACAGGGTGGTGTGCCGCGCGACGAGCCGGATGCGACCAGGTGAGGCCATGAGCTCGTTGCCGCCGGGAGGCCACACCTTCAGCGGCGAAGCAGCAGCCGACTTGGAGGGGCTGGACATCTCCCCCGCGACACTCGATCTCTACCTGCGCAGCGACGTCGCCGAGATCCTGCAGCCGCTTCGTGCGCGCCGGGACGACACCGGCTGGATCACGATCCGCGAGCCCATCTGGACCGATGAGCTCGATCAGATGCTCCGACAGACGGGTCGCACGGCGAACCTCGCCCCGGGGCCGGTCGTCTATGCAGACCTGGTGATGATCCATGATCCGCGCACGGCCGCACTCGCTACGCAGTGGCAGCACCATGACCCGTCGCTTCGACCTCTCTTCGCCTGA
- a CDS encoding nucleotidyl transferase AbiEii/AbiGii toxin family protein: MTRRFDLSSPERQGRHDVPIEVLERLDREAQAAGITLLVIGAAARDLVIHALLDQPPHRATRDVDIAVATNSLEDHRVFLSSLSTAASSAHRVTVFGVTVDVVPFGAIEQSGQVRFEDDHLLDVTGLQEADAHADHVVVEPGLEVRVAPLEALATLKLLAWRDRRADSTKDAIDLRAILDAGSEGPYEDLSWADQHALDATDSDIILAGAYRIGRVSRAMFTPPRAEPVRSVLLDDDLMIRLRRDMGGQALAYDLLSAYRAGFLGDPIR; this comes from the coding sequence ATGACCCGTCGCTTCGACCTCTCTTCGCCTGAGCGTCAGGGTCGGCACGATGTGCCGATCGAGGTGCTCGAGCGGCTGGACCGTGAGGCACAGGCGGCCGGGATCACGCTCCTGGTCATCGGGGCCGCCGCCCGGGACCTGGTCATCCATGCACTGCTCGATCAACCGCCGCACCGCGCGACCAGAGACGTCGACATCGCGGTAGCCACCAACAGTCTCGAGGATCACCGGGTGTTCCTCAGCTCTCTCTCGACGGCAGCCAGCTCCGCGCACCGGGTCACGGTGTTCGGAGTCACGGTCGACGTCGTCCCTTTCGGCGCGATCGAGCAGTCGGGTCAGGTGAGGTTCGAGGACGATCACCTGCTCGACGTGACCGGCCTCCAGGAGGCTGACGCGCACGCGGACCATGTCGTGGTCGAACCCGGCCTCGAGGTGAGGGTCGCTCCCCTCGAGGCCCTCGCCACACTCAAGCTGCTGGCCTGGCGGGACCGCCGAGCAGACAGCACCAAGGACGCCATCGACCTTCGGGCGATCCTCGATGCAGGCAGCGAGGGTCCGTACGAGGATCTCAGCTGGGCTGACCAGCACGCCTTGGACGCGACCGACAGCGACATCATCTTGGCGGGTGCATACCGGATCGGCCGGGTGAGCAGAGCGATGTTCACGCCGCCTCGCGCGGAACCCGTCCGGTCGGTGCTGCTCGACGACGACCTCATGATCAGGCTGCGCCGTGACATGGGCGGACAGGCCCTGGCCTACGACCTGCTCTCGGCCTATCGCGCTGGTTTCCTCGGCGATCCGATCAGGTGA
- a CDS encoding vWA domain-containing protein translates to MAGRDPARRDGSRHRSRYGRFTGGPDPLAPPVDLAEALDAIGEDVMAGYSPERAMREFLRRGGQDQRGLDDLARRVAERRRELLESSHLGGTLEEIGQLLEQAVLAERGQLARDVEMDDTDRAFAQMRLDGLPDSTAAAVSELGDYEWRSAQARADYEQIKDLLGREMLEQRFAGMKQALEGATEQDREQVGQMLADLNDLLEKHAAGTDTAQDFADFMDRHGDFFPEDPQDIDELLDALAQRSAAAQRMLASMTPEQREELMQLSAQAFGSPQLMEQLARMDGNLQALRPDLNWSGSERFEGDQGLGLGDGTGALQDLADLDALAEQLAQAHQGARLDDVDLDALQRQLGEDAVVDAKTLSDLERALRESGYLRRGADGDLRLSPKAMRRLGKALLSEATTRLSNRRGEHEDRRAGAAGERTGGTREWQFGDTEPWDVTATVGNAVQRTAAEGGDPTASLRIDIRDVEVTETEARTRSAVALLVDTSFSMAMDGRWVPMKRTALALHQLISTRFRGDDLQLIAFGRHAQVMEIDELTGLDAMYDKGTNLHHGLLLANRFFRKHPSAQPVLLVVTDGEPTAHLMPEGVPFFDYPPHPLTLAHTVTELDTARRLGAQTTFFRLGEDAGLARFVESMARRVDGQVVAPELDDLGAAVVGSYLGSRTGFDTGHLGDWYGGRGFWVG, encoded by the coding sequence ATGGCAGGCAGGGACCCAGCGCGACGCGACGGCTCCCGGCACCGGTCGCGGTACGGCCGGTTCACCGGCGGTCCGGACCCGCTGGCGCCGCCGGTCGACCTCGCCGAGGCGCTGGACGCCATCGGCGAGGACGTCATGGCCGGCTACTCCCCGGAGCGGGCGATGCGCGAGTTCCTGCGCCGCGGCGGTCAGGACCAGCGCGGCCTGGACGACCTGGCCCGGCGGGTCGCCGAGCGGCGCCGCGAGCTGCTGGAGAGCAGCCACCTCGGCGGCACCCTGGAGGAGATCGGCCAGCTGCTGGAGCAGGCGGTGCTCGCCGAGCGCGGGCAGCTCGCCCGGGACGTCGAGATGGACGACACCGATCGCGCCTTCGCCCAGATGCGCCTGGACGGGCTGCCGGACTCGACGGCGGCCGCGGTCAGCGAGCTGGGCGACTACGAGTGGCGCTCGGCGCAGGCGCGTGCGGACTACGAGCAGATCAAGGACCTGCTCGGCCGGGAGATGCTGGAGCAGCGCTTCGCCGGGATGAAGCAGGCCCTGGAGGGGGCCACCGAGCAGGACCGGGAGCAGGTCGGGCAGATGCTCGCCGACCTCAACGACCTGCTGGAGAAGCACGCCGCCGGCACGGACACCGCGCAGGACTTCGCCGACTTCATGGACCGGCACGGCGACTTCTTCCCGGAGGACCCGCAGGACATCGACGAGCTGCTCGACGCGCTCGCGCAGCGCTCGGCCGCCGCCCAGCGGATGCTCGCGTCGATGACCCCGGAGCAGCGCGAGGAGCTCATGCAGCTCTCCGCCCAGGCCTTCGGCAGCCCCCAGCTCATGGAGCAGCTGGCCCGGATGGACGGCAACCTGCAGGCGCTGCGCCCCGACCTGAACTGGTCCGGCTCCGAGCGCTTCGAGGGCGACCAGGGTCTCGGGCTGGGCGACGGCACCGGTGCGCTGCAGGACCTGGCCGACCTGGACGCGCTGGCCGAGCAGCTGGCCCAGGCCCACCAGGGGGCGCGGCTGGACGACGTCGACCTGGACGCGCTGCAGCGCCAGCTCGGCGAGGACGCGGTGGTCGACGCGAAGACCCTGTCGGACCTGGAGCGGGCGCTGCGCGAGAGCGGCTACCTGCGTCGGGGCGCCGACGGCGACCTGCGGCTCTCGCCGAAGGCGATGCGCCGCCTCGGCAAGGCGCTGCTGTCTGAGGCGACCACCCGGCTGAGCAACCGCCGAGGCGAGCACGAGGACCGGCGGGCCGGCGCCGCCGGCGAGCGCACCGGGGGCACCCGGGAGTGGCAGTTCGGCGACACCGAGCCGTGGGACGTCACCGCCACCGTCGGCAACGCGGTGCAGCGCACCGCCGCCGAAGGGGGCGACCCGACCGCGTCGCTGCGCATCGACATCCGGGACGTCGAGGTCACCGAGACCGAGGCGCGCACCCGCTCGGCGGTGGCGCTGCTGGTGGACACCTCCTTCTCCATGGCCATGGACGGGCGGTGGGTGCCGATGAAGCGCACCGCGCTCGCCCTGCACCAGCTGATCTCCACCCGCTTCCGCGGCGACGACCTGCAGCTCATCGCCTTCGGCCGGCACGCGCAGGTCATGGAGATCGACGAGCTCACCGGCCTGGACGCGATGTACGACAAGGGCACCAACCTGCACCACGGGCTGCTGCTGGCCAACCGCTTCTTCCGCAAGCACCCCAGCGCGCAGCCGGTGCTGCTCGTCGTCACCGACGGGGAGCCGACCGCCCACCTCATGCCCGAGGGTGTCCCCTTCTTCGACTACCCGCCGCACCCGCTGACCCTGGCGCACACCGTCACCGAGCTGGACACGGCCCGGCGGCTGGGGGCGCAGACCACCTTCTTCCGGCTCGGTGAGGACGCCGGACTGGCCCGTTTCGTCGAGTCGATGGCGCGGCGGGTCGATGGGCAGGTGGTCGCCCCGGAGCTGGACGACCTCGGGGCCGCGGTGGTCGGCTCCTACCTCGGCTCACGCACCGGCTTCGACACCGGCCACCTCGGGGACTGGTACGGCGGCCGGGGCTTCTGGGTGGGGTAG
- a CDS encoding magnesium chelatase, with translation MTDTVDTSHPHPTASVTEPPPQAATLGDLRASGHEQRPLRTELRENLLAALRAGRDPWPGLHGLSSTVIPQVERAILAGHDIVLLGERGQGKTRLLRSLVGLLDEWTPVIEGSELGEHPYEPITHESRRRAAELGDELPVLWRHREERYAEKLATPDTSVGDLIGDVDPMRVAEGRRLGDPETIHFGLIPRSHRGIVAINELPDLAERIQVAMLNVMEERDIQIRGYVLRLPLDVLVVASANPEDYTNRGRIITPLKDRFGAEIRTHYPIELADEMAVVRQEADLVGQVPDVLVEILARFTRGLRESGSVDQRSGVSARFSIAGAETVAASALHRASVRGEDEPVARLVDIETAVDVLGGKIEFEAGEEGREAAILTHLLRTATVEAVREHLRGIDLAPLVAALEGGASVATGERVTAAEVLAALPDLDDDGALYDEVAERLQASTPGERAGAVELALEGLYLARKVDKDSDGESVVYG, from the coding sequence GTGACCGACACCGTGGACACCAGCCACCCGCACCCCACCGCGAGCGTCACCGAGCCCCCGCCGCAGGCCGCCACCCTCGGTGACCTGCGCGCCTCCGGGCACGAGCAGCGCCCGCTGCGCACCGAGCTCCGGGAGAACCTGCTGGCCGCGCTGCGCGCCGGCCGGGACCCCTGGCCCGGGCTGCACGGCCTCTCCAGCACGGTGATCCCGCAGGTGGAGCGGGCCATCCTCGCCGGGCACGACATCGTCCTGCTCGGCGAGCGCGGCCAGGGCAAGACCCGGCTGCTGCGCAGCCTCGTCGGCCTGCTCGACGAGTGGACCCCGGTCATCGAGGGCAGCGAGCTCGGCGAGCACCCCTACGAGCCGATCACCCACGAGTCCCGGCGCCGCGCCGCCGAGCTGGGCGACGAGCTGCCGGTGCTCTGGCGCCACCGCGAGGAGCGCTACGCCGAGAAGCTGGCCACCCCGGACACATCGGTCGGCGACCTCATCGGTGACGTCGACCCGATGCGGGTCGCCGAGGGGCGGCGCCTCGGCGACCCCGAGACCATCCACTTCGGGCTCATCCCGCGCAGCCACCGCGGCATCGTCGCGATCAACGAGCTGCCCGACCTCGCCGAGCGGATCCAGGTGGCGATGCTCAACGTCATGGAGGAGCGGGACATCCAGATCCGCGGCTACGTGCTGCGGCTGCCGCTGGACGTGCTGGTCGTCGCCTCGGCCAACCCGGAGGACTACACTAACCGGGGCCGGATCATCACCCCGCTCAAGGACCGCTTCGGCGCCGAGATCCGCACCCACTACCCGATCGAGCTCGCCGACGAGATGGCCGTGGTCCGGCAGGAGGCCGACCTCGTCGGCCAGGTGCCGGACGTGCTCGTCGAGATCCTGGCGCGTTTCACCCGTGGCCTGCGCGAGTCCGGCTCGGTGGACCAGCGCTCCGGGGTGTCGGCGCGATTCTCCATCGCCGGCGCCGAGACCGTCGCCGCGTCGGCGCTGCACCGCGCCAGCGTGCGCGGCGAGGACGAGCCGGTGGCCCGGCTGGTCGACATCGAGACCGCGGTCGACGTGCTCGGCGGCAAGATCGAGTTCGAGGCCGGCGAGGAGGGCCGCGAGGCGGCGATCCTCACCCACCTGCTGCGCACCGCGACCGTGGAGGCGGTGCGTGAGCACCTGCGCGGCATCGACCTGGCGCCTCTGGTCGCCGCGCTCGAAGGGGGCGCCAGCGTCGCCACCGGCGAGCGGGTCACCGCCGCCGAGGTGCTGGCCGCGCTGCCCGACCTCGACGACGACGGCGCGCTCTACGACGAGGTCGCCGAGCGGCTGCAGGCGAGCACGCCGGGGGAGCGGGCCGGCGCGGTCGAGCTCGCCCTGGAGGGTCTCTACCTGGCCCGCAAGGTGGACAAGGACAGCGACGGCGAGAGCGTCGTCTACGGCTGA
- a CDS encoding vitamin K epoxide reductase family protein encodes MTAPAKGPIAGWLLTVCGALGLAAAAILSYEKYRLLENPFYVPSCSVNETVSCTQIMQSAQSSAFGFPNPYLGLVGFAVVLTTGVVVLAGARLARWYWLGLAGGILAGAAFVLWLMYQSIVVIGALCPYCMVVWAVMIVLTGALARGALRARRG; translated from the coding sequence GTGACCGCTCCGGCGAAGGGGCCGATCGCCGGCTGGCTGCTCACGGTCTGCGGGGCGCTCGGGCTGGCCGCCGCGGCGATCCTCTCCTACGAGAAGTACCGCCTGCTGGAGAACCCCTTCTACGTCCCGAGCTGCAGCGTCAACGAGACCGTCAGCTGCACCCAGATCATGCAGTCGGCGCAGTCCAGCGCCTTCGGCTTCCCCAACCCCTACCTCGGCCTCGTCGGCTTCGCGGTCGTGCTCACCACCGGCGTGGTGGTGCTCGCCGGCGCCCGGCTCGCCCGCTGGTACTGGCTGGGACTGGCCGGCGGGATCCTCGCCGGAGCCGCGTTCGTGCTGTGGCTGATGTACCAGAGCATCGTCGTCATCGGCGCCCTGTGCCCCTACTGCATGGTGGTCTGGGCGGTGATGATCGTGCTCACCGGCGCGCTGGCCCGTGGCGCTCTGCGGGCACGTCGCGGCTGA
- a CDS encoding DsbA family protein has translation MSTHRMTPGRDVLLSRRTALSAGGILGGAALLAACGNESGQGSNASSASSGSAAPASGTPVEHPEGLDYGTWLRPESHVLDAGGTQGVLVEFLDFECESCGAVFPIIEQVREEFAGELTYALRYLPLDGHANSRPAAHAAEAAARQGRLEEMYRQLFERQAEWGEQEEGAVDDLFVEMAETIGLDMEQWQQDRASDAVAERVEADVADAEKLRLTGTPSFFLDGEPFQPESQEDLRSQIREAIG, from the coding sequence GTGAGCACCCACCGGATGACCCCTGGCCGTGACGTCCTGCTCTCTCGCCGCACCGCGCTGTCCGCCGGCGGGATCCTCGGCGGCGCCGCGCTGCTGGCAGCCTGCGGCAACGAGTCGGGGCAGGGCTCGAACGCATCGTCCGCGTCGTCCGGGTCCGCCGCCCCCGCCTCCGGCACGCCGGTGGAGCACCCGGAGGGGCTCGACTACGGCACCTGGCTGCGTCCGGAGAGCCACGTGCTCGACGCCGGCGGCACCCAGGGTGTGCTCGTGGAGTTCCTCGACTTCGAGTGCGAGTCGTGCGGCGCGGTCTTCCCGATCATCGAGCAGGTCCGCGAGGAGTTCGCCGGCGAGCTCACCTACGCGCTGCGCTACCTCCCGCTCGACGGCCACGCCAACTCGCGCCCGGCCGCCCACGCCGCCGAGGCCGCGGCCCGGCAGGGGCGGCTGGAGGAGATGTACCGCCAGCTCTTCGAGCGCCAGGCGGAGTGGGGCGAGCAGGAGGAGGGTGCCGTCGACGACCTCTTCGTCGAGATGGCCGAGACCATCGGGCTGGACATGGAGCAGTGGCAGCAGGACCGGGCCTCCGACGCGGTCGCCGAGCGGGTCGAGGCGGACGTCGCCGACGCCGAGAAGCTGCGGCTCACCGGGACGCCCTCCTTCTTCCTCGACGGCGAGCCCTTCCAGCCGGAGAGCCAGGAGGACCTGCGCTCGCAGATCCGCGAGGCGATCGGGTGA